Proteins encoded within one genomic window of Methanobacteriales archaeon HGW-Methanobacteriales-1:
- a CDS encoding phosphoribosyl-AMP cyclohydrolase, which translates to MPLNFKHNINGQNLIIAISQDFKTSEVLMVAYMNEEALKKTLKTKKAHYWSTSRNKLWLKGESSGHIQFVEEVLVDCDEDAILLKVKQEGGACHTGYYSCFYRKIDLDDLDKLNDTEKLEKIGKKIFEPEEIYGER; encoded by the coding sequence ATTCCATTAAATTTTAAACACAATATCAATGGTCAAAATTTGATCATTGCCATATCTCAAGATTTTAAAACTTCAGAAGTTCTTATGGTTGCTTATATGAATGAAGAAGCATTAAAGAAAACTCTGAAAACTAAAAAAGCCCATTATTGGAGCACATCACGTAATAAGCTCTGGTTAAAAGGCGAAAGTTCAGGCCATATCCAGTTTGTAGAAGAAGTCCTAGTTGATTGCGACGAGGATGCCATCCTTTTAAAAGTCAAACAAGAAGGAGGGGCCTGTCATACAGGTTACTATTCATGTTTTTACAGAAAAATTGATTTAGATGATTTGGATAAATTAAATGATACAGAAAAGCTTGAAAAAATTGGGAAGAAAATTTTTGAGCCAGAAGAAATTTATGGGGAGAGGTAA
- a CDS encoding RNA ligase partner protein, with translation MLAKQRFVLDTTAFTDNVLRDDMGNGDLTKSVDVMLDLLARSRIKLNISCHMPPVTYKEFSDYMARYECPEEVMVKAETWIVKKTPNRYDTQIPSEIFFEYVQDMRERMNKGMKTSETAIWEAAMESMVMTSRGEEKNKIEMEIIGKAIKDFRKKYRAALRKGTLDSAPDLDVLLLAKELGAGVVAADDGIRVWAERLGLRFLNANSFPKMLKEYLKYYD, from the coding sequence TTGCTTGCAAAACAGAGATTTGTTCTGGATACAACTGCTTTTACAGATAATGTATTAAGAGATGACATGGGAAATGGTGATTTGACAAAATCCGTTGATGTAATGCTAGATCTACTGGCCAGGTCCAGAATAAAACTCAATATCAGTTGCCACATGCCTCCAGTAACTTATAAAGAGTTTTCAGATTACATGGCCCGCTATGAATGTCCTGAAGAAGTTATGGTAAAGGCCGAAACCTGGATTGTTAAAAAAACTCCTAATAGATATGATACCCAGATTCCCTCAGAAATTTTCTTTGAATATGTACAGGACATGCGAGAGAGGATGAATAAAGGAATGAAAACTTCTGAAACAGCAATATGGGAAGCAGCAATGGAATCCATGGTAATGACCTCTCGTGGAGAAGAAAAGAACAAAATAGAAATGGAAATCATTGGAAAAGCCATAAAAGACTTCCGGAAAAAATACCGGGCTGCACTTAGAAAAGGAACACTGGACAGTGCCCCCGATCTTGATGTACTGCTTCTAGCTAAGGAATTAGGTGCTGGTGTAGTGGCTGCTGATGATGGAATTAGGGTCTGGGCCGAAAGATTAGGACTTAGATTTTTAAATGCTAATTCATTTCCTAAAATGTTAAAAGAATATTTAAAATATTATGATTAA
- a CDS encoding histidine--tRNA ligase translates to MELSKPRGTRDFLFEEMKQRKQVESTLKKVFETYAYQEIKTPLFEDLSLFTMKSGEEIVDQLYNFKDKSERELTLRPEITAPVARVFMNEMQKSPKPIKMYYYGSCFRYERPQKGRYRQFWQFGCEMIGGKTPEADAEVIALASQSLEELGLGGYEIHVGHLGILRGLLKEAHVEGADQDQIMALIDKGDEYGLQNYLHKIEMDDKTTGILLMIIEMKGGSEVLDKVREQISDKKIVLEALEEFSALLNTLNDFGIDNIGDKENNNVVINLGIARGLDYYSGMVFEVYVPQLGAQKQICGGGTYNIIETFGGEKIESTGFAFGFDRLMNALMFEEKVSTASGATDVFVAPISDVTRSKSFEIAQKLRSAGISTEVDLARRKFKKILSFANHLKARYVILVGERDLLEGNITLKDMETGNQEFISLENLVEHISKTL, encoded by the coding sequence ATGGAATTATCAAAACCGCGAGGAACAAGAGATTTCCTCTTTGAAGAAATGAAACAACGAAAACAAGTAGAATCTACTTTAAAGAAGGTTTTTGAAACTTATGCTTATCAGGAGATAAAAACTCCTTTATTTGAAGATTTGTCACTTTTTACCATGAAATCTGGAGAGGAAATTGTAGATCAACTTTACAACTTTAAAGACAAAAGTGAAAGGGAGTTGACACTTCGCCCTGAAATCACCGCCCCTGTAGCTCGTGTTTTCATGAATGAAATGCAAAAATCTCCAAAACCCATTAAAATGTATTATTATGGGAGCTGTTTCCGATACGAAAGGCCGCAAAAAGGAAGATATCGTCAGTTTTGGCAGTTTGGTTGTGAAATGATTGGAGGGAAAACCCCGGAAGCTGATGCCGAAGTCATTGCCCTGGCATCTCAATCATTAGAAGAACTTGGCCTGGGAGGATATGAAATCCATGTGGGCCATTTAGGAATTTTAAGGGGACTATTAAAAGAGGCCCATGTAGAAGGAGCAGATCAAGATCAAATAATGGCTTTAATTGATAAAGGAGATGAATATGGTCTTCAAAATTATCTCCATAAAATAGAAATGGATGATAAGACCACGGGTATCCTTTTAATGATTATTGAAATGAAAGGCGGATCAGAAGTATTAGATAAAGTCAGAGAACAAATTTCTGATAAAAAAATCGTTTTAGAAGCCCTTGAAGAATTCTCAGCCCTTTTAAATACATTAAATGATTTTGGAATTGATAACATTGGAGATAAAGAAAATAACAATGTAGTAATCAATTTAGGAATTGCCAGAGGTTTAGACTATTACTCCGGAATGGTTTTTGAAGTTTACGTCCCACAATTAGGAGCACAGAAACAAATTTGTGGTGGGGGAACCTACAACATTATTGAAACATTTGGCGGGGAAAAAATAGAATCAACTGGGTTTGCCTTTGGATTTGATCGTTTAATGAATGCTCTTATGTTTGAGGAAAAAGTTTCTACCGCAAGTGGAGCTACAGATGTATTTGTAGCACCAATATCTGATGTTACTAGATCAAAATCATTTGAAATTGCACAAAAACTTCGAAGTGCAGGTATTTCCACTGAAGTTGATCTGGCTCGGCGAAAATTCAAAAAAATTCTTTCCTTTGCCAACCACTTAAAAGCCAGATATGTGATATTAGTGGGAGAAAGGGATCTTTTAGAAGGAAATATAACTCTTAAAGATATGGAAACCGGAAATCAAGAGTTTATATCATTAGAAAACCTAGTTGAACACATTTCAAAAACGCTCTAA